From a region of the Paenibacillus sp. R14(2021) genome:
- a CDS encoding polyprenyl synthetase family protein — protein sequence MRTSLALADYLARSVLEIEAALKASIPEEWDIPPALRESMMYSLEAGGKRLRPILVLSAAEAVKQQERAREIAMPVACAIEMIHTYSLIHDDLPAMDNDDYRRGKPTNHKVYGEAMAILAGDGLLTHAFYAVTRAAGLGAPPEAALAIIADLARLAGAPGMVGGQAADILGEQGVTSLEELEYIHLHKTSDLIVFSVLAGARIGGAAPQQLDALQLFARKLGLAFQIQDDILDLIGDEAKLGKPVQSDVEQHKVTYPYLIGLEKSEALVEQLTGEAKQALADAKLAMPDTLHDIAEYLMRRDH from the coding sequence GTGAGAACTTCTCTTGCACTCGCAGACTACTTGGCACGTTCCGTATTGGAAATCGAAGCGGCTTTAAAAGCATCCATTCCGGAAGAATGGGATATTCCGCCTGCGCTTAGAGAGTCGATGATGTACTCTCTGGAAGCCGGCGGCAAGCGCCTTCGGCCAATTCTCGTGCTGAGTGCGGCGGAGGCGGTCAAACAGCAGGAACGTGCCCGAGAGATCGCAATGCCCGTTGCTTGCGCAATCGAGATGATTCATACGTATTCGCTGATCCATGACGATTTGCCCGCGATGGATAACGATGATTATCGCCGCGGCAAGCCGACGAACCACAAGGTCTATGGAGAGGCGATGGCAATCCTGGCCGGGGATGGACTGCTGACGCATGCTTTCTATGCAGTGACCCGTGCAGCCGGACTTGGGGCCCCTCCTGAGGCTGCGCTCGCGATTATCGCGGACCTGGCCAGACTTGCGGGTGCTCCCGGCATGGTCGGCGGTCAGGCAGCCGATATACTCGGCGAGCAAGGGGTTACGTCGCTGGAGGAGCTGGAATACATCCATTTGCACAAGACGAGCGACTTGATCGTGTTTTCCGTGCTGGCCGGCGCCCGGATCGGCGGAGCGGCGCCGCAGCAGCTGGATGCGCTCCAGCTGTTCGCGCGGAAGCTTGGGCTGGCCTTTCAAATTCAAGATGATATTTTGGACTTGATCGGCGATGAAGCCAAATTGGGCAAACCCGTCCAGAGTGATGTGGAGCAGCATAAGGTGACTTATCCATATCTCATCGGCCTTGAGAAGAGCGAAGCTCTCGTGGAGCAGTTGACCGGGGAAGCGAAGCAGGCGCTGGCCGATGCGAAGCTGGCAATGCCGGATACGCTGCATGACATCGCGGAATATTTGATGCGCAGGGACCATTAG
- the folD gene encoding bifunctional methylenetetrahydrofolate dehydrogenase/methenyltetrahydrofolate cyclohydrolase FolD: MIAERIEGKAISDAIRIEIGEETSKLKAQGITPGLAVVLVGEDPASKVYVGSKEKACQQLGFYSEVHRLDGSASQDELLALIDKLNHQSSIHGILVQLPLPKHIDEKAVIDAISAAKDVDGFHPVSVGNLVIGDDSLLPCTPAGVIELIKRTGITIAGKHAVVIGRSNIVGKPVSMLLLREHATVTICHSRTDNMAEIAKSADILVVAIGKAKAIGRQFVKPGAVVIDVGINRLADGKLAGDVDYEDVLDVAGYVTPVPGGVGPMTITMLMQNTLKAAKQQHAIKG, translated from the coding sequence TTGATAGCAGAGCGTATTGAAGGCAAAGCGATTTCCGATGCAATCCGTATTGAAATCGGCGAAGAAACGTCGAAATTGAAGGCGCAAGGCATTACGCCCGGACTTGCGGTCGTGCTCGTAGGCGAGGATCCCGCATCGAAAGTGTACGTCGGCAGCAAAGAAAAAGCCTGCCAGCAGCTTGGCTTCTATTCCGAAGTCCATCGCTTGGACGGTTCAGCCTCGCAAGATGAATTGCTCGCGTTGATTGATAAGTTGAATCACCAAAGCTCGATCCATGGCATCCTTGTGCAGCTTCCGCTGCCGAAGCATATCGACGAGAAAGCTGTCATCGACGCGATCAGCGCGGCGAAGGACGTAGACGGTTTCCATCCCGTCAGCGTCGGGAATCTCGTGATCGGGGATGACAGTCTTCTCCCATGTACGCCTGCAGGCGTTATTGAACTCATTAAACGGACAGGCATTACAATTGCCGGCAAACATGCCGTCGTCATCGGACGCAGCAATATCGTCGGCAAGCCGGTATCCATGCTGCTGCTTCGGGAGCATGCAACCGTAACGATCTGTCATTCCCGGACAGACAATATGGCTGAAATTGCGAAATCAGCAGATATACTCGTAGTCGCAATCGGCAAAGCGAAAGCGATCGGACGTCAATTTGTGAAGCCCGGCGCCGTTGTTATCGACGTGGGCATCAACCGCCTTGCTGACGGCAAGCTTGCAGGCGATGTGGATTACGAGGATGTGCTGGACGTTGCCGGCTACGTCACGCCGGTTCCAGGCGGCGTAGGACCGATGACCATTACGATGCTGATGCAGAATACGCTGAAGGCCGCGAAACAACAACACGCAATCAAGGGGTGA
- the xseB gene encoding exodeoxyribonuclease VII small subunit encodes MAAKEKEKEKEEISFEAAMERLEGIVSKLESGDVPLETAIELFQEGMKLSQLCGSKLEQVERKIEVLIETENGLHRKPFAPANEDKGE; translated from the coding sequence ATGGCTGCCAAGGAAAAGGAGAAAGAAAAAGAAGAGATTAGCTTCGAGGCTGCGATGGAACGCCTGGAAGGCATCGTGAGCAAGCTCGAGAGCGGCGATGTCCCGCTCGAGACGGCCATCGAGCTGTTTCAGGAGGGGATGAAGCTTTCGCAGCTGTGCGGCTCCAAGCTGGAGCAAGTCGAGCGGAAGATCGAAGTCTTGATCGAGACCGAGAACGGCTTACATAGAAAACCGTTTGCACCGGCAAACGAGGACAAAGGGGAATAA
- the dxs gene encoding 1-deoxy-D-xylulose-5-phosphate synthase, producing MLLEHINEPNDLKTLSIAQLEELAAEIRTFLIEKLSATGGHLAPNLGVVELTLALHYLFDSPKDKFIFDVGHQSYVHKILTGRRDQFDTLRKYKGLCGFINRSESPHDVWEAGHSSTSLSAAMGMALARDSKGEKNKVVAVIGDGALTGGMALEALNHIGHEKKNLMVILNDNEMSIAPNVGALHHYLGKIRTDRHYQKAKEELNQLLNKIPAIGGKLAKTAERLKDSVKYLLMSGILFEQFGFTYLGPVDGHDLPQLMDLLEQASRVPGPVLVHVITVKGKGYSPAEADSFKWHGVSSPYKIESGQMLKAVGPPMYTEVFSEALMDLAEEDKRIIAVTPAMAGGSGLVKFAEKYPNRMVDVGIAEQHAATMCAAMAMEGMKPIFAVYSTFLQRAYDQVVHDICRHNANVVFAIDRAGFVGGDGETHQGVYDIPFLRHIPNIAIMMPKDENELRRMMKTAIDYDDGPIAIRYPRINGLGVTVEKEMKPIPFGTWETLREGDSAIIAAVGPMIQVAEEAADILKREGLNVRIVNARFIKPLDEAMLLQIAEEGLPVLVIEEGSELGGLGSAVLEFYALRGKHDMHVRLLGVPDVFVKHGSIKEQRQEVGLTAERAAAEVKALLPRIRKRVPGQV from the coding sequence GTGTTGCTGGAACATATCAATGAGCCCAATGATTTGAAAACCCTCTCCATCGCGCAATTGGAGGAGCTTGCGGCTGAAATCCGCACCTTTCTGATTGAGAAGCTGTCGGCGACGGGTGGACATCTCGCTCCAAACCTGGGAGTTGTTGAGCTCACTCTGGCGCTGCACTATTTGTTCGATAGTCCTAAAGATAAATTTATTTTTGACGTAGGGCATCAATCGTACGTTCATAAAATTTTGACCGGCCGCAGGGATCAGTTTGATACGTTGCGTAAATATAAAGGATTGTGCGGGTTCATCAATCGCTCCGAAAGTCCGCATGATGTATGGGAGGCCGGCCACAGCAGCACGTCCTTATCCGCTGCGATGGGCATGGCGCTTGCCAGGGATTCGAAGGGTGAGAAGAACAAAGTCGTTGCCGTCATAGGAGACGGCGCGTTGACAGGGGGCATGGCGCTCGAAGCCTTGAACCATATCGGGCACGAGAAGAAGAACCTGATGGTCATTCTTAACGACAACGAGATGTCGATTGCACCAAACGTTGGCGCGCTTCATCATTATCTGGGTAAAATCAGAACGGACCGGCATTACCAGAAGGCAAAGGAAGAATTAAACCAGCTGCTGAACAAAATTCCCGCGATCGGCGGCAAACTGGCCAAAACGGCCGAGCGGCTCAAAGACAGCGTAAAGTATTTGCTCATGAGCGGAATCTTGTTCGAGCAATTCGGCTTTACGTATTTGGGGCCGGTCGATGGGCATGATCTTCCTCAACTGATGGATTTACTTGAGCAGGCCAGCCGCGTGCCAGGTCCTGTGCTCGTGCATGTCATCACCGTGAAAGGCAAGGGCTACTCGCCGGCCGAAGCGGATTCCTTCAAGTGGCATGGCGTATCTTCTCCGTATAAAATCGAATCCGGCCAAATGCTCAAGGCTGTTGGCCCCCCGATGTACACTGAGGTGTTCAGCGAGGCGCTGATGGATTTGGCGGAGGAGGATAAACGGATTATTGCGGTAACGCCAGCGATGGCCGGGGGCTCCGGATTGGTGAAATTCGCAGAGAAGTATCCGAATCGTATGGTGGACGTAGGGATCGCCGAGCAGCATGCGGCCACGATGTGCGCCGCGATGGCGATGGAGGGCATGAAACCGATCTTCGCTGTGTATTCGACCTTCCTCCAGCGTGCATATGACCAGGTCGTGCATGATATTTGCCGGCATAACGCAAATGTCGTGTTTGCAATCGACCGTGCGGGCTTTGTAGGCGGCGACGGCGAAACGCATCAAGGCGTATACGATATCCCGTTCCTTCGCCATATTCCGAATATTGCTATTATGATGCCGAAGGACGAGAATGAGCTTCGTCGAATGATGAAGACGGCGATCGATTACGACGACGGACCGATCGCGATCCGCTATCCGCGTATTAACGGTCTTGGGGTGACGGTCGAGAAAGAAATGAAACCCATCCCGTTCGGCACGTGGGAAACGCTTCGCGAAGGCGATTCCGCTATCATAGCAGCAGTCGGCCCGATGATTCAGGTTGCCGAAGAGGCTGCGGATATACTGAAGCGTGAAGGCTTGAACGTACGAATCGTCAATGCTCGCTTCATTAAACCGCTTGATGAAGCGATGCTCCTCCAGATCGCGGAAGAAGGGCTTCCTGTTCTGGTCATTGAAGAAGGCTCCGAGTTGGGCGGCCTCGGCAGTGCGGTGTTGGAATTTTATGCGCTTCGCGGCAAGCATGACATGCATGTTCGACTTTTGGGCGTGCCCGATGTATTCGTAAAGCATGGCTCGATTAAGGAACAGCGCCAGGAAGTCGGATTGACGGCGGAGCGCGCCGCTGCTGAGGTGAAGGCGCTGCTTCCGCGGATCCGTAAACGTGTGCCCGGTCAGGTATAG
- the xseA gene encoding exodeoxyribonuclease VII large subunit, whose product MADRTRIFSIKEINRYIGMKLESDELLNDIWLRGEISNFTHHSSGHMYFTLKDKDSRLKCIMFASHNQRLPFIPKEGAKVMARGNISVYERDGNYQFYCTAMQPDGIGSLYLAYEQLKRKLQDEGLFDAARKRSIPPFPKAIGVITSATGAAVRDILITLQRRHPSVPVLLFPVLVQGTGAAPSIVKAIEAMNRLGEVDVLIIGRGGGSLEELWAFNEEAVARSIAGSAIPVISAVGHETDFTIADFAADLRAATPTAAAELAVTSVQEVKSKLAQMESRLVQMLRMTVQNRKERLVRLRRSPVFLNPRKYVLQHAERLDVLQDRLQFRALRAAERSRERFGNLNTTLLRMHPGAKVNQASKQLQQISARLEAAMSGSLKERRTELLASMRQLDALSPLKVMSRGYSLVYDEQEKKLVKSVADVQLGDVVKVKVADGQLECQVWGLKGEA is encoded by the coding sequence ATGGCAGACCGAACGCGTATTTTTTCGATTAAAGAAATTAACCGATACATCGGAATGAAGCTGGAATCGGACGAACTGTTGAACGATATCTGGCTGCGCGGAGAAATTTCGAATTTTACGCATCATTCCAGCGGTCATATGTATTTTACGCTGAAGGACAAGGACAGCCGGCTCAAATGCATTATGTTTGCCTCCCACAACCAACGACTGCCCTTTATTCCGAAAGAAGGCGCGAAGGTGATGGCACGCGGCAACATTTCGGTGTACGAGCGCGACGGAAACTACCAGTTCTACTGTACGGCCATGCAGCCGGACGGAATCGGGAGTCTCTATCTGGCCTATGAGCAGCTGAAACGCAAGCTTCAAGATGAAGGACTGTTCGATGCTGCCCGCAAAAGGTCGATTCCGCCGTTTCCGAAAGCGATCGGCGTTATTACATCTGCTACTGGAGCCGCTGTCCGAGACATACTCATTACGCTGCAGCGCCGACACCCTTCCGTGCCGGTGCTTCTTTTTCCCGTGCTCGTACAGGGAACGGGAGCCGCGCCTTCAATCGTGAAAGCCATCGAAGCGATGAACCGATTAGGCGAAGTCGACGTATTAATAATTGGCCGGGGCGGCGGATCACTGGAGGAGCTTTGGGCTTTTAATGAAGAGGCTGTCGCGAGAAGCATCGCCGGCTCTGCGATTCCCGTTATTTCGGCGGTCGGTCATGAGACGGATTTCACGATTGCCGATTTTGCGGCAGATCTTCGCGCGGCTACGCCGACGGCTGCTGCAGAGCTTGCCGTTACAAGCGTCCAAGAGGTGAAATCCAAGCTAGCGCAGATGGAATCGCGGCTAGTTCAAATGCTTCGGATGACCGTGCAGAATCGAAAGGAACGTCTTGTGCGTTTGCGGCGATCGCCTGTATTCCTAAATCCGCGCAAATACGTGCTGCAGCATGCGGAACGTCTTGACGTGCTTCAGGATCGTCTTCAATTCCGAGCGCTTCGTGCCGCGGAACGCAGCCGAGAGAGATTTGGGAATCTCAATACGACTCTATTGCGCATGCACCCCGGCGCCAAGGTCAACCAAGCTTCCAAACAGCTGCAGCAGATCTCTGCCAGGCTGGAAGCAGCGATGTCCGGAAGCTTGAAGGAGCGCCGAACGGAGCTGCTGGCTTCCATGCGTCAGCTCGATGCGCTTAGCCCGCTTAAAGTCATGTCAAGAGGGTATAGTTTAGTATATGACGAGCAAGAGAAGAAACTGGTGAAATCGGTCGCGGACGTGCAGCTCGGCGACGTCGTGAAAGTTAAAGTTGCCGACGGACAGCTTGAATGTCAGGTATGGGGATTGAAAGGGGAGGCGTAG
- a CDS encoding TlyA family RNA methyltransferase has translation MTIAKERIDILLVEQGYYDSRVKAKAALMAGLVIVDGERIEKSGMKVPRTASITVKGALHPYVSRGGLKLAKAIKHFGLQLAGAVMLDIGASTGGFTDCALQNGAAYVYALDVGYNQLDWSLRQDERVDVMERTNFRYTVPEDLKGPQPTFATIDVSFISLKLILPTLGTLLQPGAGIVALIKPQFEAGREKVGKSGVVRESSTHREVLEQVLGFAAGEGYALKGLTFSPITGGEGNIEFLAHMIWSPGQVNIPPDADTIAALVQEASGTFAQDTKSV, from the coding sequence ATGACGATTGCAAAAGAACGAATTGATATTCTGCTCGTGGAGCAGGGGTATTACGACAGCCGCGTGAAGGCCAAAGCAGCTTTAATGGCGGGCTTGGTTATCGTCGACGGAGAACGGATCGAGAAGAGCGGCATGAAGGTGCCAAGAACGGCCTCCATTACCGTGAAAGGTGCCCTCCATCCTTATGTCAGCCGAGGCGGGCTGAAGCTTGCGAAAGCCATTAAACACTTCGGCCTTCAGCTTGCAGGAGCCGTCATGCTTGACATCGGCGCATCCACGGGCGGCTTTACGGATTGCGCGCTTCAGAATGGAGCCGCTTACGTCTATGCACTGGATGTCGGCTACAATCAGCTCGATTGGTCACTCCGGCAGGATGAGCGGGTCGATGTCATGGAGCGTACTAATTTCCGCTACACGGTTCCCGAGGATTTGAAAGGACCGCAGCCTACGTTTGCCACCATCGACGTTTCTTTTATTTCTTTGAAATTGATCCTGCCGACGCTCGGCACGCTGCTGCAGCCGGGTGCGGGAATCGTTGCCTTAATCAAGCCGCAGTTCGAGGCTGGGCGGGAGAAGGTCGGTAAATCAGGCGTAGTGAGAGAATCGAGCACGCATCGCGAGGTACTGGAGCAAGTGCTCGGCTTTGCAGCGGGCGAAGGATACGCCTTGAAGGGTCTAACGTTTTCGCCGATTACCGGTGGAGAAGGAAACATTGAATTTCTCGCCCACATGATCTGGTCGCCGGGCCAAGTTAATATTCCACCAGATGCTGATACTATTGCCGCACTGGTACAGGAAGCTTCCGGAACATTCGCGCAAGATACCAAGAGCGTATAG
- the ahrC gene encoding transcriptional regulator AhrC/ArgR — MKSVRQMKIRELINNEIIETQDDLVESLRTAGLQVTQATVSRDIKEMQLIKVPIEDGKYKYSIPQETRTNSIHKLKRTLSDHFLHIDFTDNLVVMKCLPGTANAIGAMIDNMEWVEIMGTICGDDTILLICRTKSQSSEIVDRLLGLMN, encoded by the coding sequence ATGAAGAGTGTTCGGCAAATGAAAATACGCGAGTTAATCAATAATGAAATCATTGAAACACAGGATGATTTGGTGGAATCGCTGCGCACGGCAGGGCTTCAAGTGACGCAAGCGACGGTCTCCCGCGATATTAAAGAAATGCAGCTAATTAAAGTTCCCATCGAGGATGGCAAATATAAATACTCGATTCCGCAAGAGACGAGGACAAATTCCATTCACAAATTGAAACGGACGTTGTCTGACCATTTCTTGCACATCGATTTTACGGATAACCTGGTTGTTATGAAATGTTTGCCGGGCACGGCAAATGCGATCGGCGCGATGATCGACAACATGGAATGGGTAGAAATCATGGGCACGATTTGCGGAGATGATACGATCCTTTTAATTTGCCGGACGAAATCGCAGAGCAGTGAAATCGTCG